Proteins from a single region of Abyssalbus ytuae:
- the panC gene encoding pantoate--beta-alanine ligase, with the protein MEIFHQKKPLNIHIENLKQQGSSVGLVPTMGALHKGHLSLVKKALKNNDIVVVSIFVNPTQFDNESDLKKYPRHFNEDIETLRSLNNSVIVFAPSVDEVYENNVKSERFDFDGLENEMEGKFRKGHFDGVGTIVKELFTIVKPDDAYFGEKDYQQLLIIKKLVKKHEIPVNIVGCPISRESNGLAMSSRNERLPGYIRSQASFIYETLQKAKEKFGTKSANKVQEWVQKQFQNNKLFNLEYFEIADSNTLKTVKRKKKNETYRAFVAVYVNDIRLIDNIALN; encoded by the coding sequence ATGGAAATTTTTCATCAAAAAAAACCGCTAAATATTCATATTGAAAATTTAAAGCAGCAAGGTTCCAGCGTAGGATTAGTGCCTACTATGGGAGCTTTACATAAAGGACACCTGTCACTTGTAAAAAAAGCTTTAAAAAATAATGATATTGTGGTGGTAAGTATTTTTGTAAACCCTACACAGTTTGATAATGAATCTGATCTTAAAAAATACCCCAGGCACTTTAATGAAGATATTGAAACCCTTCGCAGCTTAAATAATTCTGTTATTGTTTTTGCCCCTTCGGTTGATGAAGTATACGAAAATAATGTAAAATCAGAAAGGTTTGATTTTGACGGATTGGAGAATGAAATGGAAGGAAAATTCAGAAAAGGACATTTTGACGGTGTCGGCACCATAGTAAAAGAACTTTTTACCATTGTAAAACCCGATGATGCTTATTTTGGTGAAAAAGATTACCAACAGCTTTTGATAATAAAAAAACTTGTAAAAAAACACGAAATCCCCGTGAATATTGTGGGATGCCCTATTAGCAGGGAGTCCAACGGACTGGCCATGAGCTCACGGAATGAAAGACTTCCCGGCTATATACGAAGCCAAGCATCATTTATTTACGAAACCCTTCAAAAAGCAAAAGAAAAGTTTGGCACAAAAAGTGCTAATAAAGTACAGGAATGGGTACAAAAACAATTTCAAAACAATAAACTGTTTAATCTGGAATATTTTGAAATTGCTGACTCCAATACTCTTAAAACTGTTAAAAGAAAGAAAAAAAATGAAACCTACAGAGCTTTTGTTGCAGTATACGTAAATGATATACGACTCATAGACAATATTGCTCTAAATTAA
- a CDS encoding glycogen/starch synthase: MTDKKVLFVASEMVPYLPENEVSSMAYESPRMVNQMGGQIRIFMPRFGNINERRHQLHEVIRLSGMNLVVNDMDMPLIIKVASIPKERIQVYFIDNDEYFKRKATFSDEEGNLFPDNDERAIFFAKGVVETVKKLNWSPDAIHVHGWMASLLPLYLKKYYADEPLFAESKIITSIYNKGFEGTLDESMFEKVKFDGFAEDDIDVLKNATYNNILKLAIENSDGVVVASKEVPDELKEFISSQNKPVLSYTSSEEFENSYTNFYKTKILS; encoded by the coding sequence ATGACTGACAAAAAAGTTCTGTTTGTCGCATCAGAAATGGTTCCGTATTTACCTGAAAATGAGGTTTCATCAATGGCTTACGAAAGCCCGAGGATGGTTAATCAAATGGGTGGACAAATACGCATATTTATGCCCCGGTTCGGGAATATTAATGAAAGAAGGCATCAGCTGCATGAGGTAATCAGACTTTCAGGAATGAACTTGGTGGTTAATGATATGGATATGCCATTAATCATTAAAGTTGCTTCAATTCCAAAAGAAAGAATCCAGGTTTATTTTATAGACAATGACGAATACTTTAAAAGAAAAGCTACTTTTTCTGATGAAGAAGGAAATTTGTTTCCGGATAATGATGAACGGGCAATATTTTTTGCTAAAGGAGTGGTAGAAACTGTGAAAAAATTAAACTGGTCACCTGATGCTATTCATGTTCACGGATGGATGGCTTCATTATTGCCTTTATATTTAAAAAAATATTATGCTGATGAGCCTTTGTTTGCCGAGAGTAAAATAATTACCTCCATATACAACAAAGGATTTGAAGGAACGTTAGATGAAAGTATGTTTGAGAAGGTGAAATTTGATGGTTTTGCCGAAGATGATATTGATGTATTGAAAAATGCCACCTACAATAATATTCTTAAACTTGCTATTGAAAACTCAGACGGTGTTGTAGTAGCATCTAAAGAAGTTCCGGATGAACTAAAAGAATTTATATCTTCTCAGAATAAACCTGTATTATCATACACCTCCAGTGAGGAGTTTGAGAATAGTTACACCAATTTTTACAAAACGAAAATTTTAAGTTAA
- the glmS gene encoding glutamine--fructose-6-phosphate transaminase (isomerizing) — protein MCGIVGYIGHRDAYPIIIKGLERLEYRGYDSAGVALFDGTKINLTKTKGKVIDLKDKSAKENVIQGTLGIGHTRWATHGVPNDINAHPHYSNSGELVIIHNGIIENYASIKEALIKRGYSFKSDTDTEVLVNLIEDIKKKENVKLGKAVQIALNQVVGAYAIAVFDKSKPNEIVVAKLGSPLAIGVGDNEFFIASDASPFIEYTNNAIYLEDEEMAVVRIGREVKVRKIKGDKIVTPYIQELQLNLEQIEKGGYEHFMLKEIYEQPNAIKDTYRGRLQSRDNFVKMSGIEDNLRKFTNANRIIIVACGTSWHAGLVAEYIFETIATVPVEVEYASEFRYRNPIINSQDVVIAISQSGETADTLAAIKLAKEKGAFVFGVCNVVGSSIARETHAGAYTHAGPEIGVASTKAFTTQITVLTLLALKLGKANGTLSNSEFNKYLLELESIPEKVEKTLLTDEHVKYIASIFKDAANFLYLGRGYNFPVALEGALKLKEISYIHAEGYPAAEMKHGPIALIDEQMPVVVIATKKGHYEKIISNIQEIKSRKGKIIAVVTQGDTQVKKLADHTIEVPETIEPLTPLLTTIPLQLLSYHIAVMRGCNVDQPRNLAKSVTVE, from the coding sequence ATGTGTGGGATTGTAGGTTATATTGGTCACCGGGATGCCTATCCGATAATAATAAAAGGGCTTGAGAGATTGGAATACAGAGGTTATGACAGTGCTGGTGTTGCTCTATTTGACGGGACAAAAATAAATCTCACAAAAACAAAGGGTAAAGTAATAGATTTAAAAGATAAGTCTGCAAAGGAAAATGTCATACAAGGCACTTTAGGTATTGGTCATACCAGATGGGCAACCCATGGTGTTCCCAATGATATCAATGCACACCCTCATTATTCTAATTCCGGAGAGCTGGTGATTATTCACAATGGTATAATTGAAAATTATGCATCCATAAAGGAAGCCCTGATAAAAAGAGGATACTCTTTCAAGTCTGATACTGACACAGAGGTATTGGTTAATCTTATTGAAGACATAAAAAAGAAAGAAAACGTAAAGCTTGGAAAGGCTGTTCAGATAGCTCTTAATCAGGTGGTTGGGGCTTATGCTATAGCGGTATTTGACAAGTCAAAGCCTAATGAAATTGTAGTAGCCAAATTAGGGAGCCCGTTGGCAATAGGTGTGGGTGACAATGAATTTTTCATAGCTTCAGATGCTTCACCATTTATAGAATACACCAATAATGCAATTTATCTGGAAGATGAAGAAATGGCAGTGGTGAGAATAGGAAGAGAAGTTAAAGTTCGAAAAATAAAAGGAGATAAGATTGTAACACCTTATATTCAGGAGCTTCAATTAAACCTGGAACAAATAGAAAAAGGTGGCTACGAGCATTTCATGTTAAAAGAAATCTATGAGCAACCCAATGCAATAAAAGATACATATAGAGGAAGGTTACAATCCAGAGACAATTTTGTTAAAATGTCTGGCATTGAAGATAATTTGAGAAAGTTTACAAATGCCAACAGAATAATAATAGTAGCCTGTGGTACCTCCTGGCATGCCGGGTTGGTAGCGGAGTATATTTTTGAGACAATTGCAACTGTTCCTGTAGAAGTAGAGTATGCTTCAGAGTTTAGGTACCGAAACCCTATTATCAATTCGCAGGACGTGGTAATTGCCATATCCCAGTCGGGTGAAACAGCCGATACTCTTGCGGCCATTAAGTTAGCAAAAGAAAAAGGCGCCTTTGTATTTGGAGTGTGTAATGTGGTAGGGTCTTCTATAGCCAGGGAAACCCATGCAGGTGCTTATACCCATGCCGGTCCCGAAATTGGGGTCGCTTCTACAAAAGCATTTACTACACAAATTACAGTTTTAACATTATTAGCTCTCAAATTGGGTAAAGCAAACGGTACTTTGTCTAATTCTGAATTTAATAAATATTTGTTAGAACTGGAATCTATTCCTGAAAAAGTAGAAAAAACACTTTTGACCGATGAACATGTAAAATATATAGCCTCCATATTCAAAGATGCTGCTAATTTTCTTTATCTGGGAAGGGGGTATAATTTTCCGGTAGCCCTCGAAGGAGCCCTTAAGCTCAAAGAGATTTCATATATCCATGCCGAAGGATATCCGGCAGCAGAGATGAAACATGGTCCTATCGCATTGATAGATGAACAAATGCCTGTAGTTGTTATTGCAACTAAAAAAGGCCATTATGAAAAAATTATAAGTAACATACAGGAAATCAAATCCCGTAAGGGAAAAATTATAGCTGTGGTTACTCAGGGAGATACTCAGGTGAAAAAATTAGCCGATCATACAATAGAAGTACCGGAAACCATAGAGCCTTTAACTCCACTATTAACAACTATCCCTTTACAGTTATTGTCATATCATATTGCGGTTATGCGGGGATGCAATGTCGATCAGCCACGAAATCTTGCAAAGTCAGTAACTGTCGAATAA
- a CDS encoding lysylphosphatidylglycerol synthase transmembrane domain-containing protein — protein MKKLKIIIPLIIGFFLIWYTYSKFTPTQFAELKQQFTKANYFYVVLSMIFGFASHLSRAYRWRYTLEPMGYKTSYANSLMAVGIAYLMNLAIPRSGEVSRALVLSRYEKIPFEKGFGTIVAERIADLIILLSLILTAFILKFDVLVSFLEDKNINTSKFIILIIAGGLLFLIFLYLLKRTKSKTGQKIKGFILGLKEGIMTIITMKKKWQFIAHTIFIWCMYLIMFYVCFFAIKETSNVSVGTSIIAFVMGSLSVSFTNGGIGSYPFLVAETLLLFGIDYASGTALGWIIWSCQTLLVIVYGALSFLFLPVYNRKK, from the coding sequence TTGAAAAAACTAAAAATTATCATTCCGTTAATTATTGGTTTTTTTCTTATCTGGTATACTTACTCTAAATTTACCCCCACTCAATTTGCAGAACTAAAACAACAATTTACCAAAGCAAATTACTTTTATGTTGTTTTGTCAATGATTTTTGGGTTTGCAAGCCATCTTTCCCGGGCATATCGGTGGAGGTATACTTTAGAACCAATGGGGTATAAAACCAGTTATGCAAATAGCTTAATGGCAGTGGGCATTGCTTATTTAATGAACCTTGCCATACCCCGATCCGGAGAAGTATCCAGGGCATTGGTACTTTCACGATATGAAAAGATTCCTTTTGAAAAAGGTTTTGGTACCATTGTAGCCGAAAGGATTGCCGATTTAATTATTCTCCTCTCTTTAATTCTTACCGCATTTATTTTAAAATTTGATGTTTTGGTCAGTTTTTTAGAAGATAAAAATATTAACACCTCCAAATTTATCATTTTAATTATAGCCGGAGGGTTACTTTTTTTAATCTTCCTATATCTTCTGAAAAGGACCAAATCCAAAACAGGGCAAAAAATAAAAGGTTTTATTTTAGGATTAAAAGAAGGAATAATGACTATTATAACCATGAAAAAAAAGTGGCAGTTTATTGCCCATACTATTTTTATATGGTGTATGTATTTAATTATGTTTTATGTTTGCTTTTTTGCTATTAAAGAAACTTCCAACGTCTCGGTCGGCACTTCAATCATTGCCTTTGTAATGGGGTCATTATCAGTATCTTTTACAAATGGCGGTATAGGCTCTTACCCTTTTTTAGTGGCTGAAACCCTTCTCCTTTTTGGAATTGATTATGCTTCCGGAACCGCATTAGGGTGGATTATATGGAGTTGCCAAACACTTCTTGTAATTGTTTATGGCGCTTTATCATTTCTTTTTCTTCCTGTTTACAACAGAAAGAAATAA
- a CDS encoding DUF4270 domain-containing protein, whose amino-acid sequence MKLKKINVLIAAFTAVVIVFMVSSCDKDSNTIGAEILGNGNYETKKAAFDVIAYNRKLKRVRTNGLSHYQLGSYVHPVYGRTKSKIVSQLQLSSSNPRFGVYTADKELENYEINQEYAADETKDTVLVDDEMETITGVYLNIPFFSDQVADSDGDGANDEIDPEPEVFNSDADGDGVIAPLDSNDNDENTDYDGDGVKDGDESENGTSPYLADSDNDGINDADDSVVNCSVSKFELDSIFGNRDESFTIKISRVTDYIQSLDPDTNFQDGKMYFSDDTFNVDPTPLFESNYQLTENNYIIERPNTSCDNDETAEDESITCETIPAGIRIKLNDDVSIFQEILNKEGSDELFSNDNFEEYFRGLMIEVEANNLLMLLNVSDAFISMEYTYKRVLDVNRCEEDAEELREIVDWYDSFRIELSGQIINLFEDEAYPGEVTIDEENPDNLYVKGGSGTYVELNLFDEDKSVLDTIPSTWLINEANLVFHVNKEELANYSDIENPSRLYLYDLNNEAVLIDYNFDFIGNTGDNNTSYSIYGGIFEDNDTGPKYKFRITEHINRIIRRDSTNTRLGLFVTSNIRNVVNVASNNTIEEEKEMLIPQASIINPFGTILYGANGNVPEEKRLRLEIYYTKP is encoded by the coding sequence ATGAAATTGAAAAAAATAAATGTCTTGATAGCTGCTTTTACAGCTGTTGTGATAGTTTTTATGGTATCTTCCTGTGATAAAGATTCAAATACCATTGGAGCCGAAATATTAGGAAACGGCAATTACGAAACTAAAAAGGCTGCCTTTGATGTGATTGCTTATAACCGGAAGTTAAAAAGAGTGAGAACAAACGGATTAAGCCATTATCAATTGGGATCGTATGTTCATCCGGTTTATGGAAGGACTAAGTCCAAAATCGTTTCCCAGTTACAACTTAGCAGTTCTAATCCCCGATTCGGTGTTTATACAGCCGATAAGGAGTTGGAAAATTATGAAATAAATCAGGAATATGCTGCAGATGAAACTAAAGATACCGTTTTAGTAGATGATGAAATGGAAACCATTACCGGGGTCTATTTGAACATACCCTTTTTCAGTGATCAGGTTGCAGATAGTGACGGTGACGGGGCAAATGATGAAATTGATCCCGAACCGGAAGTTTTTAACAGTGATGCGGATGGAGACGGAGTCATAGCACCTTTAGATTCCAATGATAATGATGAAAATACTGATTATGATGGAGATGGTGTAAAAGATGGCGATGAAAGCGAAAATGGGACCAGCCCGTATCTTGCAGATTCAGATAATGACGGGATTAATGATGCCGATGATAGTGTGGTTAACTGTTCTGTTTCTAAATTTGAATTAGATTCCATATTTGGTAACAGAGATGAGTCATTTACCATTAAAATCAGCAGAGTAACGGATTATATCCAATCTCTGGATCCTGACACCAACTTTCAGGATGGCAAAATGTATTTTTCAGATGATACTTTTAATGTAGATCCCACTCCTTTATTTGAAAGTAATTATCAGCTAACTGAAAATAATTACATAATAGAACGGCCCAATACCTCTTGTGATAATGATGAAACCGCTGAAGACGAGTCCATAACGTGTGAAACAATACCTGCTGGTATCAGGATTAAATTAAATGACGATGTTTCTATTTTTCAGGAAATTTTAAATAAGGAAGGTTCAGACGAACTATTTAGTAATGATAACTTTGAAGAGTATTTCCGGGGATTGATGATTGAGGTAGAAGCCAATAATTTGCTTATGTTGTTAAATGTAAGTGATGCTTTTATAAGTATGGAATATACTTATAAAAGAGTTCTGGATGTAAACAGATGTGAGGAAGATGCAGAAGAATTAAGGGAAATAGTAGATTGGTATGATAGTTTTAGAATTGAGCTTTCAGGGCAAATAATCAATCTTTTTGAAGATGAAGCCTACCCTGGCGAAGTTACTATAGATGAAGAAAATCCGGATAACTTATATGTAAAAGGAGGATCCGGAACCTACGTTGAACTTAATTTGTTTGATGAAGATAAGTCGGTTTTAGATACAATTCCCAGCACATGGCTTATAAATGAAGCTAATTTGGTATTTCATGTTAATAAAGAAGAATTAGCTAATTATTCTGATATTGAAAACCCTTCCCGTTTATATCTGTATGATTTAAATAATGAAGCTGTATTAATTGATTATAATTTTGATTTCATAGGGAATACAGGTGATAATAACACCAGTTACAGTATTTATGGAGGGATTTTTGAAGATAATGATACAGGACCTAAATATAAATTCAGGATTACAGAACATATAAACAGGATTATCAGAAGAGATTCAACCAATACCAGACTGGGATTGTTTGTTACTTCTAATATAAGAAATGTAGTGAATGTGGCTTCTAATAATACCATAGAGGAAGAAAAAGAAATGTTAATACCCCAGGCATCAATTATAAATCCGTTCGGAACCATTTTGTATGGGGCAAATGGGAATGTTCCTGAGGAAAAAAGACTTAGACTGGAAATTTATTATACAAAACCTTAA
- a CDS encoding TonB-dependent receptor translates to MKRILYALFILCGLTTYAQTTVSGRVLDDNGEPIPSASIVIVGKAVGTATDFDGNFTLTTDEKPPFKLTASSIGFLESTLTVTADGQNVMFTLKEQTAQLDEIVISASRTPERIFESPVSVERFGLEDIKNTPAADFYDGLENLKGVDINTNSLTFKSINTRGFATFANTRFMQLVDGMDNSSPALNFPLGNLLGMSELDVNSVELLPGASSALYGANAFNGIMFMTSKSPFIHQGISAYAKTGLTSSSNAGDNSFYDFGIRAAHAFTPWMAGKASVSYLKGTEWYATDYTDFNNPGFTRENPAYDGLNVYGDEVSTTLDFDEIAAANLPVPVATNYGTATVSRTGYNEADLMDYGAESLKADFAMHFKPWQNDFEIILNSKVGRGNTIYQGANRYNVKDFFMQQHKLEVRNDNFFVRGYITSEKAGNSYDSRFAGINVNRAWKGDVQWFQDYAGGFLGYLAGQGIFSNPTQEQLDAAHAAGRVTADTGRLIPGTPEFQQTFNRVVQDGDLSTGAKFVDNSKIYHADANYNFSHLIDVADIMVGGSWRQYSLNSAGTIYTDYDGAIEYNEYGAYLQVQKKMVDERLKFTGSVRYDKSEFFDGFVSPRVSLVYTLGEDRNHNLRASFQSGFRNPTTQDLFIGLNVGRAILVGSSPDNLNRYTATSAPLSTRGQDIVGAQTVQLNGGDAYTNAFDLESVEAGTPTPINVGLVKPEKVTAYEVGYRVNLQKITMDVSAYLNQYKDFISNKTVLTPLYGQAGDNSLSLQALQNNDYQAYQTYTNTSADISSYGGSIGVNTTVLHGFDVGLNYTYAKLDFNEEDDPGFETSFNTPEHKVKATLGKQDLFENFGFNVSWRWSDRYLWQSSFADGYIPSRHLVDAQINYSVPKMKSTFKIGGANILGKEYVSAPGVGTIGSQFYIAWIINQ, encoded by the coding sequence ATGAAAAGAATTCTCTACGCATTATTTATTTTATGTGGGTTAACGACCTACGCCCAAACTACTGTTTCAGGAAGAGTTTTGGATGACAATGGAGAACCTATTCCTTCTGCCAGTATTGTTATAGTTGGTAAGGCCGTAGGTACTGCTACTGATTTTGATGGCAATTTTACTCTTACAACCGACGAGAAGCCTCCTTTTAAGCTTACTGCTTCAAGTATCGGTTTTTTAGAGTCAACCTTGACAGTAACTGCTGATGGACAAAATGTGATGTTTACTCTTAAGGAACAAACGGCTCAATTAGATGAGATAGTAATATCTGCTTCTCGTACGCCCGAAAGAATTTTTGAGTCACCGGTTTCTGTAGAGAGGTTTGGCCTTGAAGATATAAAAAATACCCCTGCAGCTGATTTTTACGACGGGCTTGAAAATTTAAAGGGGGTTGACATAAACACAAACAGCTTAACATTTAAATCGATAAACACAAGGGGGTTTGCAACATTTGCAAATACAAGATTTATGCAACTGGTAGATGGAATGGATAATTCTTCCCCTGCCTTAAACTTTCCTTTAGGAAATCTTCTGGGTATGTCGGAATTAGATGTGAATTCGGTAGAATTACTTCCCGGTGCCTCTTCAGCTTTATATGGAGCAAATGCATTTAACGGAATAATGTTTATGACCAGTAAAAGCCCGTTTATTCATCAGGGTATAAGTGCTTATGCTAAAACAGGGTTAACTTCCAGCAGTAATGCCGGAGATAATAGTTTTTATGATTTCGGAATCAGGGCAGCTCATGCTTTTACTCCGTGGATGGCAGGAAAAGCATCTGTTTCTTATTTAAAAGGTACAGAATGGTATGCAACAGATTATACCGATTTTAATAATCCTGGTTTTACAAGAGAAAATCCTGCATATGATGGTTTAAACGTATATGGAGATGAGGTTTCTACAACCTTGGATTTTGATGAAATAGCTGCTGCCAATCTTCCTGTTCCGGTAGCAACCAATTACGGAACTGCTACCGTTTCCAGAACAGGATATAATGAGGCAGATTTAATGGATTATGGAGCCGAATCATTAAAAGCAGATTTTGCCATGCATTTTAAACCCTGGCAAAATGATTTTGAAATAATTTTAAATTCTAAAGTTGGAAGAGGTAATACTATTTACCAGGGAGCTAACCGTTATAATGTAAAGGACTTTTTTATGCAGCAGCATAAATTAGAAGTCAGGAATGATAACTTTTTTGTAAGAGGATATATTACCTCAGAAAAAGCAGGGAATTCATATGACTCCCGTTTTGCAGGAATTAACGTTAACAGAGCCTGGAAGGGCGATGTACAATGGTTTCAGGATTATGCCGGAGGATTCCTTGGATATTTGGCAGGACAGGGTATTTTCTCTAATCCTACACAAGAACAACTGGATGCTGCTCATGCAGCAGGTAGGGTAACCGCCGATACGGGAAGATTAATACCCGGCACACCGGAATTTCAACAAACTTTCAATAGGGTTGTTCAGGATGGAGATCTAAGTACAGGAGCTAAATTTGTTGACAACTCAAAAATTTATCACGCCGATGCAAATTATAATTTTAGTCATTTAATTGATGTCGCCGATATAATGGTTGGGGGTTCCTGGAGGCAATACTCTTTAAATTCAGCTGGAACAATTTATACCGATTATGACGGAGCTATAGAGTATAATGAATATGGCGCTTATCTACAGGTTCAAAAAAAGATGGTTGACGAGCGTTTGAAATTTACGGGGTCTGTTCGTTATGATAAATCTGAATTTTTTGACGGATTCGTTTCGCCAAGGGTTTCATTAGTTTATACTCTGGGAGAAGATAGAAATCATAACTTAAGGGCTTCTTTTCAAAGCGGCTTTAGAAACCCTACAACTCAGGATTTGTTTATTGGCCTAAATGTGGGTAGAGCAATATTGGTAGGATCGTCTCCCGATAATTTAAACAGGTATACCGCTACAAGTGCACCATTGAGTACCAGAGGACAGGATATTGTGGGTGCTCAAACCGTACAGCTCAACGGAGGAGATGCATATACAAACGCATTTGATTTGGAGTCAGTTGAAGCAGGAACGCCCACTCCTATTAATGTAGGTTTGGTAAAACCGGAAAAGGTTACTGCCTATGAAGTGGGATATCGGGTGAATTTACAAAAGATTACAATGGATGTGAGTGCCTATTTAAATCAATATAAAGACTTTATTTCAAATAAAACTGTTTTAACGCCTTTGTATGGACAGGCAGGAGATAATTCATTATCCTTGCAGGCGCTTCAAAATAATGATTACCAGGCATATCAAACATATACAAATACCTCGGCCGATATTAGTTCCTATGGAGGTTCTATTGGTGTAAACACTACGGTATTACATGGCTTTGATGTTGGTTTGAATTATACCTATGCAAAATTAGATTTTAATGAAGAAGATGATCCCGGTTTCGAAACTTCTTTTAATACGCCGGAACACAAAGTGAAGGCCACCCTGGGTAAACAGGATTTATTTGAAAATTTTGGTTTTAATGTTAGTTGGAGATGGAGTGACAGGTACTTGTGGCAATCCTCTTTTGCAGATGGGTATATTCCGTCAAGACATTTGGTGGATGCTCAAATTAACTACAGTGTCCCTAAAATGAAGTCAACTTTTAAAATAGGAGGAGCCAATATATTAGGCAAAGAGTATGTTAGTGCACCGGGAGTAGGAACGATAGGTTCACAATTCTATATTGCCTGGATAATTAATCAATAA
- the panD gene encoding aspartate 1-decarboxylase gives MQIEVVKSKIHRVTVTGAELNYIGSITVDETLMEAANIIEGEKVQIVNINNGERLETYVIKGSKNSGEITLNGPAARKVQKGDVIIIISYGIMDFEKAKTFKPTLIFPDEKNNSLN, from the coding sequence ATGCAGATAGAAGTAGTAAAATCTAAAATTCACAGGGTTACCGTTACCGGTGCCGAACTAAATTATATTGGAAGTATAACCGTTGATGAAACATTAATGGAAGCTGCCAATATTATTGAAGGTGAAAAAGTTCAGATTGTCAACATTAACAATGGAGAGCGATTAGAGACTTATGTTATTAAAGGCTCAAAAAATAGCGGTGAAATTACCCTGAATGGCCCTGCTGCCAGAAAAGTGCAAAAAGGAGACGTTATTATAATAATATCCTATGGGATAATGGATTTTGAAAAAGCAAAGACCTTCAAACCCACACTTATTTTCCCCGACGAAAAAAACAATTCATTAAATTAA
- a CDS encoding alpha/beta hydrolase, whose translation MKTTLISLLCLLFSLNIFGQVKKTKYDSTILGETRQFQFYIPEDYDPEKKYPLFIVLDGDYLFDLVVASVKFNSYNDLMPKSIVVGINQGYNNLRFSDCDFSDEDGLPKEKGKLFFDFIEREVVPLIQQNYNLAEFKAVAGHGITANFINYYLFKDNPLFDAYISLSPTFAPQMTERIADRLSQFEDRKFYYLANSERNLDKEDKERISALNGMLKTIDNPKFYYFYDNFENATPFTAASYGIPKAIDLMFDLYEPISKEEYDKNVITHEAPVINYLIKKQETIKELFGFEKPIPLNDIMAIYSVIKTKKYDDLESLERLSDISKKEFPDTMLGFFFLAEYYEQMGEPKKALKTYENAFTMSEIDFLTKDLMLDRITSIKEDFGY comes from the coding sequence ATGAAAACTACTTTGATTAGCCTATTATGCCTTTTATTTTCATTAAACATCTTCGGTCAGGTAAAAAAAACCAAGTATGACTCAACCATTCTGGGAGAAACCAGGCAATTTCAGTTCTATATTCCTGAAGATTACGATCCCGAGAAAAAATATCCTCTTTTTATTGTATTGGATGGTGATTATCTTTTTGATTTGGTAGTAGCCTCGGTTAAATTTAACTCTTACAATGACTTAATGCCCAAAAGTATTGTGGTAGGTATTAACCAGGGATATAATAATCTACGATTTTCCGATTGCGATTTTAGTGATGAAGACGGTTTACCCAAAGAGAAAGGAAAGTTGTTTTTTGATTTTATAGAAAGGGAAGTAGTACCTCTTATACAACAAAATTATAATCTTGCAGAATTTAAAGCTGTGGCAGGACATGGTATTACTGCAAATTTTATAAATTATTATTTATTTAAAGACAACCCCCTGTTTGATGCTTACATAAGCCTTTCACCAACTTTTGCACCTCAAATGACCGAGAGAATTGCCGACAGGCTGAGTCAGTTTGAAGACAGGAAATTTTATTACCTGGCCAATTCAGAAAGAAATCTGGATAAAGAAGATAAAGAAAGAATTTCTGCTTTAAACGGTATGCTTAAAACTATTGACAATCCTAAGTTTTACTATTTTTATGATAATTTTGAAAATGCTACCCCTTTTACCGCTGCATCTTACGGAATACCAAAAGCCATAGACCTGATGTTTGACCTGTATGAACCAATAAGCAAAGAAGAATATGACAAGAATGTTATTACACATGAAGCCCCGGTAATAAACTATCTGATTAAAAAACAGGAAACTATTAAAGAACTTTTTGGCTTTGAAAAACCTATTCCGCTAAACGATATAATGGCTATATATTCCGTTATAAAAACTAAAAAATATGACGACCTGGAATCTTTAGAAAGACTTTCCGACATTTCTAAAAAAGAATTCCCTGATACTATGCTCGGATTCTTTTTCCTTGCAGAATATTATGAACAAATGGGTGAGCCCAAAAAAGCTTTAAAGACTTATGAAAATGCTTTTACCATGAGTGAAATTGATTTTCTTACCAAAGATTTAATGCTGGACAGAATTACTTCTATTAAAGAAGATTTTGGGTATTAA